A section of the Pseudophryne corroboree isolate aPseCor3 chromosome 11, aPseCor3.hap2, whole genome shotgun sequence genome encodes:
- the LOC134970103 gene encoding putative nuclease HARBI1, with product MVVCGPSLQILSLNAKFPGNSHDAYVIRQSGIWQRLRSRQGQDMWLLGDRGYPCTPWLMTPYRKPRPGPQTAFNSALTATRQLVERTIGVLKGRFRVLHRTGGDIMYSPEMASKIVVLCAILHNIAVRSRVELPQTEELPDEEPGVGRRYGGGSVSRRGNEVRARIVQEYFS from the exons atggttgtttgtgggccatccctccagatcctgtccctgaatgcgaagttcccggggaactcccatgatgcctatgtaattagacaatcagggatatggcagagattaagatcgaggcaaggacaagacatgtggttattgg gagaccgtggatatccttgcaccccctggctcatgactccttaccgtaagcccaggccaggaccacagacggcatttaactccgcgcttactgccactagacagctggtggagcgcacaattggtgtccttaaaggacgttttcgtgtgctccaccgcactggtggcgacatcatgtattcgccggagatggcaagtaaaatagtggtcctgtgcgctatcctccataacatcgctgtaaggagtcgcgtggagcttcctcaaacagaggaattgcctgatgaggagccaggggttgggcggagatacggtggggggagtgtttcccggaggggcaatgaagtaagggcacgcattgtgcaagaatatttcag ctga